A segment of the Neisseria chenwenguii genome:
CTTTTTCGGCGCAAACGGCCCGCGCCCGGTAATTTCGGCCTGCCGCGCTTCGATCCAGTTTTCGCATTCGGCCATCATCGCCGCTTCGTCGCCGCTGTTGTGGGCAATCGGTTTGCCGACGACGACGGTGATTTCGCCCGGATATTTCAGAAAGGAATTTTTCGGCCAGAACTCGCCGCTGTTGAGCGCAACGGGCACCATGTCCATCTCGAACATTTTTGCCATGCGCGCGCCGCCGAGTTTGTATTTGCCGCGCTGCCCGGGCGGCAGGCGCGTGCCCTCGGGGAAAATGGCGATCCAGTAGCCTTCGTTTTTACGCGCCAGACCCTGCTGCATCAGCAGCTCGCTGGATTCGCGGCGGTTGCTGCGGTCGATGCCGATGGTTTTGACGAGTTTCAGCCCCCAGCCGAAAAACGGAATTTTAAACAGCTCGCGTTTGGCAACATAAACCTGCGGCGGAAAAATTTCCTGCAAAGCCAGTGTTTCCCAGCCGCTTTGGTGTTTGGAACAGATAATCGACGGTCGGTCGGGAATGTTTTCCGCGCCGATCAGCGTGTATTTCAGGCCGATAACGTGTTTGAGCGACCAGTTGAGGATAGCGACCCAAACCTGCGCCATTTTGTGCGCACCGCCGGGAAACAGCGCGCCGGCGAGCATAAAGGGGAACAGAGCAATCAGGGTGGTGGCGAGAATCAGCCAGTAAATCAGGTTTTTAATCAAGAGCATAAGAGGGCTTTCTTGCGGATTTTTGGGCGGCGTTGAGTTGGTTTTTTCAGACGGCCTGACTTTCCACCCCCACCCTAACCCTCCCCCGCCGGCGGGGGAGGGGACAGGTTTGTGATGGATTGGCTTTTTCAGACGGCATTTGGCGGTAACAGCGTTAAAGGCCGTTTGAAAAAGAATGGTAGCCAAACGTAGGTCGGATATTTGTACCCGACAAATTGGTGGCTTCAGGAAAATTGTCGGATTCGGGAATCCGACCTACGACCGGTATCTAAATTTTTTTCAGACGGCCTCAGCCGCCTTCTCTGCTTCCAAACCCATAATATATTGCGAAAAAGCCAGCAGGTTGTTGAAAATCTGTGTGTTTTCAGGCAGTTTGCTTTCGT
Coding sequences within it:
- a CDS encoding lysophospholipid acyltransferase family protein, whose product is MLLIKNLIYWLILATTLIALFPFMLAGALFPGGAHKMAQVWVAILNWSLKHVIGLKYTLIGAENIPDRPSIICSKHQSGWETLALQEIFPPQVYVAKRELFKIPFFGWGLKLVKTIGIDRSNRRESSELLMQQGLARKNEGYWIAIFPEGTRLPPGQRGKYKLGGARMAKMFEMDMVPVALNSGEFWPKNSFLKYPGEITVVVGKPIAHNSGDEAAMMAECENWIEARQAEITGRGPFAPKKAV